The following proteins come from a genomic window of Rattus norvegicus strain BN/NHsdMcwi chromosome 8, GRCr8, whole genome shotgun sequence:
- the Fbxl2 gene encoding F-box/LRR-repeat protein 2 isoform X2, which yields MSTHDDLRVAFSKLSPVSLRTRTGSDPRIDVSLVHGPRIFSFLDIVTLCRCAQISKAWNILALDGSNWQRVDLFNFQTDVEGRVVENISKRCGGFLRKLSLRGCIGVGDSSLKTFAQNCRNIEHLNLNGCTKITDSTCYSLSRFCSKLKHLDLTSCVSVTNSSLKGISEGCRNLEYLNLSWCDQITKEGIEALVRGCRGLKALLLRGCTQLEDEALKHIQNHCHELVSLNLQSCSRITDDGVVQICRGCHRLQALCLSGCSNLTDASLTALGLNCPRLQVLEAARCSHLTDAGFTLLARNCHDLEKMDLEECVLITDSTLIQLSIHCPKLQALECRSAVSPETTQGA from the exons ATGAGTACACATGATGATCTTCGAGTGGCATTTTCCAAACTGTCACCAGTGTCCCTCAGAACAAGAACAGGTTCTGATCCAAGGATAGATGTCTCTTTGGTGCATGGCCCAAG aaTATTCTCCTTCTTGGATATCGTAACTCTATGTCGATGTGCACAGATTTCCAAG GCCTGGAACATCTTAGCCCTGGATGGTAGCAACTGGCAGCGAGTGGATCTTTTTAACTTTCAAACAGATGTAGAG GGCCGAGTGGTGGAAAACATCTCCAAGAGGTGCGGGGGTTTCCTTAGAAAGCTCAGCTTGCGTGGCTGCATCGGCGTCGGGGACTCCTCCTTGAA GACCTTTGCACAGAACTGCCGGAACATTGAACACTTAAACCTCAATGGCTGCACAAAAATCACTGACAG CACGTGTTACAGCCTTAGCCGATTCTGTTCCAAGCTGAAACATCTGGATCTCACGTCCTGCGTGTCTGTCACCAACAGCTCCTTAAAGGGCATCAG CGAGGGCTGCCGGAACCTGGAGTATCTGAACCTCTCCTGGTGTGACCAGATCACAAAGGAAGGCATTGAGGCGCTGGTGCGGGGGTGCCGGGGTCTGAAAGCCCTGCTCCTGAGGGGTTGTACACAG TTAGAGGACGAAGCCCTGAAACACATTCAGAACCACTGCCATGAGCTCGTGAGCCTCAACCTGCAGTCTTGCTCA CGCATCACTGATGACGGCGTGGTGCAGATCTGTAGGGGCTGCCACCGGCTACAGGCGCTGTGTCTCTCGGGTTGTAGCAACCTTACGGATGCATCTCTCACGGCCTTGGGCCTGAACTGCCCCAGACTACA AGTTTTGGAGGCTGCCCGATGCTCCCATCTGACCGATGCAGGCTTCACACTGCTGGCTCGG AATTGTCATGACCTGGAGAAGATGGACCTTGAAGAATGTGTCCTG ATCACTGACAGCACTCTGATCCAGCTCTCCATCCACTGCCCCAAGCTGCAAGCCCTG GAGTGTCGATCTGCAGTATCGCCTGAGACCACACAAGGAGCCTAG
- the Fbxl2 gene encoding F-box/LRR-repeat protein 2 isoform X3 produces the protein MSTHDDLRVAFSKLSPVSLRTRTGSDPRIDVSLVHGPRIFSFLDIVTLCRCAQISKAWNILALDGSNWQRVDLFNFQTDVEGRVVENISKRCGGFLRKLSLRGCIGVGDSSLKTFAQNCRNIEHLNLNGCTKITDSTCYSLSRFCSKLKHLDLTSCVSVTNSSLKGISEGCRNLEYLNLSWCDQITKEGIEALVRGCRGLKALLLRGCTQLEDEALKHIQNHCHELVSLNLQSCSRITDDGVVQICRGCHRLQALCLSGCSNLTDASLTALGLNCPRLQVLEAARCSHLTDAGFTLLARNCHDLEKMDLEECVLITDSTLIQLSIHCPKLQAL, from the exons ATGAGTACACATGATGATCTTCGAGTGGCATTTTCCAAACTGTCACCAGTGTCCCTCAGAACAAGAACAGGTTCTGATCCAAGGATAGATGTCTCTTTGGTGCATGGCCCAAG aaTATTCTCCTTCTTGGATATCGTAACTCTATGTCGATGTGCACAGATTTCCAAG GCCTGGAACATCTTAGCCCTGGATGGTAGCAACTGGCAGCGAGTGGATCTTTTTAACTTTCAAACAGATGTAGAG GGCCGAGTGGTGGAAAACATCTCCAAGAGGTGCGGGGGTTTCCTTAGAAAGCTCAGCTTGCGTGGCTGCATCGGCGTCGGGGACTCCTCCTTGAA GACCTTTGCACAGAACTGCCGGAACATTGAACACTTAAACCTCAATGGCTGCACAAAAATCACTGACAG CACGTGTTACAGCCTTAGCCGATTCTGTTCCAAGCTGAAACATCTGGATCTCACGTCCTGCGTGTCTGTCACCAACAGCTCCTTAAAGGGCATCAG CGAGGGCTGCCGGAACCTGGAGTATCTGAACCTCTCCTGGTGTGACCAGATCACAAAGGAAGGCATTGAGGCGCTGGTGCGGGGGTGCCGGGGTCTGAAAGCCCTGCTCCTGAGGGGTTGTACACAG TTAGAGGACGAAGCCCTGAAACACATTCAGAACCACTGCCATGAGCTCGTGAGCCTCAACCTGCAGTCTTGCTCA CGCATCACTGATGACGGCGTGGTGCAGATCTGTAGGGGCTGCCACCGGCTACAGGCGCTGTGTCTCTCGGGTTGTAGCAACCTTACGGATGCATCTCTCACGGCCTTGGGCCTGAACTGCCCCAGACTACA AGTTTTGGAGGCTGCCCGATGCTCCCATCTGACCGATGCAGGCTTCACACTGCTGGCTCGG AATTGTCATGACCTGGAGAAGATGGACCTTGAAGAATGTGTCCTG ATCACTGACAGCACTCTGATCCAGCTCTCCATCCACTGCCCCAAGCTGCAAGCCCTG TAA